GACTAACGAAGAATTGTCACCATCCTGTGGGCTTTGAGTATTAGATGCATTCTGAATTGATGTAGTTTGAACTTCAGAGGTAGGGGAAACATTATCTGCTAGCACTAAATTACATGGATTTAGCTGATACATCGCAATAATACTTGCAAACATTAAAAAATTTTTTAGTATTTTAACCAATTTTCTCTCTTCTTTCTATGTATGTAAATTTTAAAAAACACCTTTTTTCATTTTATTACTTTAAAATGAACTTTTTATAAACATAATATAGATATTTTGTTACAAAAGTAAATTAATTCTTTAAAAAATAAATTTTATAATTTATTATAATAAATTTTTATTTTTGAATAATTTCTCTTTTAATATGTAATAATAATTACTGTAAAAATCAAAAAAATTCAGGAGGTATAAATAATGATACAAATGAACACTAATACTTTAAATGAACAGAGAGTCAATACACAACAGCTAAGATTTACCCCAATATCATCAAACCACTTAAATTCATGTACTGCTTATAACTACGGACTTCCTATGCAGTCTTACAATAACCCTCAAGCCATGGGAACTCAGATAATGAGTTGTGGAATTAGTCCTTATCAGATGATTACACAACCATATACCTTATCATACCAGGGTGCCCAGATGAGAAGTGGAAATTTTAACAACATGGTTCATCATCATCCAATCACAAGAAGCATTATGGTTCAGCCTACGGTAGATATTTCAGAAACATCCAGTGACATTATGATATCTGCATATGTATCAAATACACCATTAAACGATTTAAATCTCAATGTTAGTAACGATTCATTAACCATTTCAGGCACGCTGTCAAATGGAATCAATCATTTTGTACTAAATAGAACAGTTCCTCTTTCCACAAGTGTAAGAGCAGAAGCTGTAGAGGCTACTCTGCAAAGCGGAGTTCTTGAAATCAGATTGCCAAAATCAGAAAAACTCGCTAGA
This window of the Clostridium kluyveri DSM 555 genome carries:
- a CDS encoding Hsp20/alpha crystallin family protein yields the protein MIQMNTNTLNEQRVNTQQLRFTPISSNHLNSCTAYNYGLPMQSYNNPQAMGTQIMSCGISPYQMITQPYTLSYQGAQMRSGNFNNMVHHHPITRSIMVQPTVDISETSSDIMISAYVSNTPLNDLNLNVSNDSLTISGTLSNGINHFVLNRTVPLSTSVRAEAVEATLQSGVLEIRLPKSEKLARTVHTCQNTGNMITNN